One region of Brassica napus cultivar Da-Ae chromosome A10, Da-Ae, whole genome shotgun sequence genomic DNA includes:
- the LOC106420484 gene encoding protein GRAVITROPIC IN THE LIGHT 1: MLPGILLCSLNPRNHSKKKKSERESLDTDPKDIDYWYSVQFNRDPPRFALRSENNNNHRSRIGEFCKTKKRGEMANKVSNFSDLIQRVTASCLLHPLSAGRQDLAANRRGEYDSEEGEIRYEDASENENGEEDETVRGKSKSGGSVVSVEAVQEMEMVMEEVFTAAAALKRAYVALQDAHSPWDPEKMHDADVAMVAELRRIGTLRERFRRMKGGGRRRNDGGRGMLREAVAPYEAVVKELKKEAKAKDAEIENLKEKVKAMVNGNGNGGKKHRLLSSRKVNCTTQVAVSPVPELFEMTMSQVKEASKSFTGILLSLMRAARWDIAAAVRSIEAASAASDGGMSTTASALASSVPNGHAKFALESYICRKIFQGFDHETFYMDGSLSSLINPDQYRRDCFAQFKDMKAMDPMELLGILPTCHFGKFCSKKYLSIIHNKMEESLFGDSEQREVVLAGNHPRSQFYGEFLGLAKAVWLLHLLAFSLDPSPSHFEANRGAEYHSQYMESVVRFPDGRVPAGQVVGFPVCPGFKLSHQGKGSIIKSRVYLVPRA; this comes from the exons ATGTTGCCAGGCATACTGTTATGCTCACTTAATCCCAGGAATCACAG caagaagaagaagagtgaaagAGAGAGCTTAGATACTGATCCCAAGGACATTGACTACTGGTACTCTGTTCAGTTCAACCGAGATCCTCCCAGATTCGCTCTTCGATCGGAGAACAACAACAATCACCGTTCTCGCAT TGGTGAATTCTGCAAGACGAAGAAGCGAGGAGAAATGGCGAACAAGGTCTCAAACTTCTCGGATCTGATTCAGCGAGTGACTGCTTCGTGTTTGCTCCATCCACTCTCCGCCGGCCGGCAAGATCTCGCCGCGAATCGCCGGGGAGAGTACGATTCCGAAGAAGGAGAGATTCGGTACGAAGACGCGTCGGAGAACGAGAACGGAGAAGAGGACGAGACGGTTAGGGGTAAGAGCAAGAGCGGAGGGAGCGTTGTGAGCGTGGAGGCGGTTCAGGAGATGGAGATGGTGATGGAGGAAGTGTTCACGGCCGCTGCAGCTTTGAAGAGAGCTTACGTGGCGCTTCAGGACGCTCACTCTCCTTGGGATCCGGAGAAGATGCACGACGCTGACGTGGCGATGGTTGCTGAGCTGAGGAGGATCGGGACTCTTAGAGAGAGATTCAGGAGGATGAAGGGCGGTGGCCGGAGGAGGAACGACGGAGGCAGAGGTATGCTGAGAGAGGCGGTGGCGCCGTACGAAGCCGTCGTGAAGGAGCTGAAGAAAGAAGCCAAGGCGAAAGACGCTGAGATTGAGAATCTCAAGGAGAAAGTCAAAGCAATGGTCAACGGTAACGGTAACGGTGGCAAGAAACACCGTTTGCTTTCGAGCCGGAAAGTTAACTGCACCACGCAAGTCGCTGTATCTCCCGTGCCGGAGCTATTCGAGATGACGATGAGTCAGGTGAAAGAAGCGTCGAAGTCATTCACAGGGATTCTACTGTCTCTGATGCGAGCTGCGCGTTGGGACATTGCAGCTGCTGTTCGGTCTATTGAAGCTGCTTCGGCTGCATCAGACGGTGGCATGTCTACTACAGCTTCTGCGTTAGCTTCCTCTGTCCCCAACGGGCACGCGAAGTTCGCTCTTGAGTCTTACATCTGTAGAAAAATCTTCCAAGGGTTTGATCACGAGACGTTTTACATGGACGGAAGCTTGTCTTCTCTTATCAACCCTGATCAGTACCGTCGCGACTGCTTTGCTCAGTTCAAAGATATGAAGGCTATGGATCCCATGGAGCTGCTTGGGATCTTGCCGACTTGCCATTTTGGTAAGTTCTGCTCGAAGAAGTACCTTTCGATCATTCACAACAAGATGGAGGAGTCCTTGTTCGGGGACTCGGAGCAGCGGGAGGTGGTTCTTGCTGGTAACCATCCAAGAAGTCAGTTCTATGGAGAGTTTTTGGGGTTAGCCAAAGCGGTGTGGCTGCTTCATCTCTTGGCGTTTTCGCTGGATCCATCCCCGAGTCACTTTGAAGCAAACAGAGGAGCAGAGTATCACTCTCAGTACATGGAGAGTGTGGTGAGGTTTCCCGATGGCCGTGTTCCTGCGGGTCAGGTGGTGGGGTTTCCTGTTTGTCCAGGATTCAAGCTTAGCCATCAAGGGAAAGGATCTATCATCAAATCCAGAGTTTACTTGGTTCCAAGGGCGTAA